A window of Ammospiza caudacuta isolate bAmmCau1 chromosome 20, bAmmCau1.pri, whole genome shotgun sequence genomic DNA:
agtcTCGTTggctcctctggacacgctccagtGTCTCAACGTCCTTCCCAAAatgaggagccagagctggacacagcactcaggtgtgccctcagcagtggtttgagctggggctgccctggggctgtgggcagcaggacccTGGGGTGGAAcaagccccaggcagggctctgtgtgtgccagcaGCATGGCAAatggaggcagcacagccctccaGGATCAGAGTGGTTTGGGGTAAATGATGCCCTTTCTGTGCTTATGTTGGTTGTGTGGCTGCTTCAAGGTTTCCATATGAGGACAGCTGCTCTGGTCTGGTCTGGTTCAGAGCACTAGGAAAAACCAGCACACTTTTGGCAGTATTCAAGCTAAGTAGAATAACAGAAGTTTGTCCTGATTCCTAGAGTGGGACACTGTGGAGCTGCCTGCCCGTGGGGAATTCTGTTCCTGATGAGACACTCACAGCTCACCTGGCAGATTACCAATGTGAGCCCCTCAGTGTACAAAATCTAGCAGAACCAACACCTATTGCATTTCCCAGGGGTACCTGGGTTTGGCACCATTCTCTGGGATGCCTGAGGAGGAAAATGATCATGGATGGCAGCCTGGAACCACGGTGTGGAATCACAGCCACCCTAGAGACAAACAACCCATTCTGGGAATGCTGAGATGCCCCAACCTATCGTGCTGGTTACAGTTTTACAACAAGTCTTTTAAAAACTCTTCACTCCAACCGATTCATTTCTCAGTTCCTACTGAGACATTGCATATGTTGATATACTGTTGTATATCAACATTGGGTGTGTTGATATACTTGTGTTTAGGGACATGTTTAAAGGTATTTTTCCTTGAGGCCCCCAGGGAAGAAAtgctccctcccctgccagcccttccctgggacTGGTCCTGAAAACTCTGCATAGGAAGGAGATGCAAAGGAGGATCAGTTTCTtgtgggtgctgtgctggggacagcaatgTGCTATTGAGCATCTGACCTCCAGATCTGGGTACCTGTTCAATATCACATTCAGCAGGAAAAcctaaaaaatcccttttctaCTCTAGAGTGTTTAACACTTTCTTTGGAGAACTGAAAATTGCAAAGAATGGTGAATACAAAACTTGTAAAATGGTCTGTGTGGTGCTCCAGGGCTACACTGGTACAACCTGGATACAGCAGAGCATgcaggctcagcccagggcagagcaggcacagacaAGGACTCAGTACCAGGATCAGAGCGGACAAACCCCACAGCAAAGTGCTGGGATACCCtgtgagctgcaggcacacactgaggtcccatcccatcccatcccatcccatcccatcccatcccatcccatcccatcccatcccatcccatcccatcccaccccacactCACCCATGCTGTCTCTGTGGGCACCtgtggagctcagagctgggtgcttttggcctggctgcaggggtGTCCAGCCTGAAAGTTATAGGgttgggcaggggagggggtgGAGGCAATGAGACCCAAACCTCAGCACTTGTCCCCTGCTTGGCAGCAGGACCAGTGGCTCAGGGCTTATTTGCTCTCCACCATCAAGTGATCAGTCCTCAGGCACTGAAGTCACACAGGTGAAGAGCTTTCTCCAGGGCAAAGCAAATAATTTGGTGGCAATAAGCAAATGCTTTGAAATGACCCCAATTCAGTGTGCAGTGTTTCCCCAGGGAATGACGTTCTTGGGGTATCTCCACAGGGCTCAACTGGTGAGCAAACACCCAGGTGACCTTCACCTCTGGATGGAAATCAAACACAGGCGTAAATCGCTCTCTTCAGAGCTGGCATtgagctcagcagcccctgggaaCCCCACAGACCCTTCAGGGAAGAGGCACTCCAGTGTTCTGGGAAACTGAGCCCTGAACTTCACAAAGCTCCACTCCAGTGCCTGCTgacacccctgccctgccactgccacacTGCCCTTGTGCAACACCCGCTGTGCCCCCCTGGCACCAATCTCAAGGGGGTTCTGGGCATCATGAAGTGCCATTGATGTAAAATGGTCTCACTTGGAGCCCCTCTCTGCTCTAGGAGCACTCACACCATGGATGTGTACAGAAAATGCCAGACCTTTCTTTCAAATCTTtctggctgctgggctgcaggagccctcCTGACTGAGAACACTGCAGGCATCcatgccagggaaaaggggaaggaagggaaattagattttaaaaaatctgcttGAGTCTgttcaaagacaaaaaaaaaaaaataaataaaaggaagagaagTTATGGGGCCTCCATTCCCTGACATTCACAACCGACCCTAAACAGCCCATTCAAGTTTGGCACTGAGGCCAAACCAGAGGCACCCAGAGATCCCCCTGTTTTTGGACACCCTGTGTCTCCAGTTCTCTGCAGAccccctctccagccctcacATCTCAGTGCTGGGcccccacagccagcccagctgggggaTTTGCCCTTTCAGGGTTAACAGCTGTCATGGCCCTCATGGCCTGTCACACCCAGGGCCTTCCCCTGGGCCTGTGAGGTTTAAACTCAGTTTAAactcagccccagagctccagtCCTCATCTGAGCCACACTGGGAGCACAAAGGGGGACCCCAGTCCCCTCTCTGTCCACCTTTTCTGGATGGATCTCAGACTTACTCTGTGGGTGGTTTATTTCCTGGATGGACTGCTCCCATCTCTGCCATAGCacatttccagccctgccctgtgtcccttcATCAAGGATCCTGGATCCAGCTGGGTTTGCCTCACATGGAGCCCACACTCAGCCCTTCCCACTGTGCTTGGACCTGGCAGCACAGACATCTCCTCCTCATCTCatatctcatctcatctcatctcatctcatctcatctcatctcatctcatctcatctcaccTCACCTCACCTCACCTCACCTCACCTCATCTCATCCTCATGTCATGTCATGTCATCTCATCTatcatctcctcctcctctcctccttggCTCCCAACCTCTCACCAAGCTGACAGAAGTGACGTTGAGGGGTTCAGATGGAACCTGACCACAGAAGCATGGAttcattaaggttggaaaagacctctatgATCAGTAAGTCCAACTGTCAACCCAGCATTACTGTGTTCACCAACAAATCATGTCCTCAAGTGTCATATCCacatttcttttaatgtttccagggatggtgactctaccactgtcctgggcagcctgctccagcgCTTGACAACCTtctccatgaagaaatttttccaaatatctaatctaaaattcccctggtgcagcttgaggagTTGACTAATGACTATTGACTACAACTTGACTATTTTCTCTCTAAATAGAAAGACTATGACTCTTTCTATTATCTTGGAGATGTCTGGGTGCCACTGTCCATCAAGGCCTGCAAGTGGCACTGCTGGATTCCCACAGCATGGCAAGTTTGGTGGGAACCTCAGCTTGACCCTGGATTGCTCTGAGGAGCAGGTGTGAAGCTGTGCCGTGAAAAAAAGTCTGATCAGAAACCAACACAGAAGAAGAAGGTAGAAGGGCCACATCTTTATCTTCTTAAATTTGACTTGAAAAGCTTATGGAGCTTCCTGGACCCTCTGGCAGAAAGAACAACCTTCCCAAAGCATTTGTCCAGAGAGGATTTTGATCCAGAAGACAGAGAAACTCCTGATCAACATTTCTGGGACTGAAGGTGGATCTGTAGGGACTCAACTGGCCAAAGACAGGGATTGGGAAGGAGAGTGCAAAGGGACCCACAGACCCCTGTTTGTGAACTGGAGCCCTGGCTCAGAGCATGGGGTGCaactctggctgcaggacactgGCTCCAGCCCCTGACTGATCCTAAACCTGCCAGTGGAGAGTTGTGAGGGGGGACCTCTCTTGAGGACCTGTCCTCAGCTTTCCAAGGTCGTGCTTGGAACTGGTCACACAGACCTCTCCTCCTTTGCTGGTTTCTGTATATCCTTAAAAAGCTGGGTCTCTCCACTTCACTTTGATCACAGCCCTCTGGATTTGGCTCCAAGTGTGCAATTCACATGTAGTGTTTATGCAGGGACAGTCAATAACTGGAACTCCTCAGCATGGAGGGGTTGTTCTGCACTCTCTGGCTGGAAGCACACGTGTCCCTCCCCTCAGCTGTGCCGTCATGGGATCTGGAAACTGCTCCAGCCACACTCTGCAAGTGCCTCCTTGTGCCTCTAGAAATGCTGAGTGTGAGCACACTGGGTGTGTGCAGTGCCTATAAAGGCAGCGTGGCCAGCTCTGATGGGAGGCTGCTCCAttggctcctgctctgtgctgggtgtgtCGTGATGGGTGAGTTTCCTGCTCAGCTCCACCTCACTGCAGTGTGGTGCTGGGCTCAAATGAGACCTCACGGGGTGAGTATGCAGGGAATGATgagcaggacagcagctgtgagtttccctgggagcaggagggctgCCAGAGCAAAGCACCAAACATCACACATGCTTGgtgccagcctgtgcctgccccaggctccctgtgccaggtgtTCCAACACCCTGCCAAGGAGGCTTAATGTGGAGACCTGAGCTTCACTTGGTCCTTTCCCTGCTTGATCAGTGCATGTGGCACgtgtggctgctcagggatccTGCCCCAGGCACGGTGGCATCTCCCCAGGAGCTGagtgagggcagggagcagggggtgcTGCTGGTCAGCAAACAAGGTTTGGGTTTCAGGACATTCCCTCCTGTGTGCTCAGGAGCAGTGAAGTAGGAGCTGTGGTGatgtgtgggaatccacaaaatcagagggtttgggaaagctgcagaaggcaggccccagagacagcagaactgtgattagagctaagcagcagccatgagattggtcagcagaaaaaattatttaagctGTAGAAAAGCAAATACAAGTAGAACAATGATCTATGTATTAACACTTCtctagaataactctctaagctacagaaaagtttatctagcaagaaaTTAAGAAGGTTGAAtcttaataatggagctctgtgcattgtgtttaagactcacaagcaggtattgtatttgaaataagccaacattgtttaaccaaaggtacctgtgcttatagtcgttggatagaactactgtcagtgtgcttttgctttatgtgattggtcaaaaaatttataaagtgagttgtaacattgagttcttggtctgctgcctgggatgtgagctggtggcatcttcccattgtcataaccatgtaatgagactgatgcaggaatcagctcaaggcacgttcccagcagccccatcccGTTGGTGATTTGTTCATCACCCCCTGCCAGCGTCAGTGATGGGCACTTTcctccccagggctccaggctgggacACCCTGGCTGCACCGGGACCTtgtcctgctgcccaccctggtGGTGGCAacgctgctgctctgtgccagcgccggccccgccgtgCCCGCGGCCAGCCCCCGCAGCGGTGAGTACGGGAttggggcacaggggggcacaggggggcagagcaggatactcagggctgctctgtgccgGGGAAGGGGAGCAAACACCCAAAGGAGtgcacagcacaggagctccTCACACACACAACCCCTGAGTGAGGGCTTtacagcctggctgctgccacgTCACCTTCACCCCTTGGTGGGTCCACGCTGAAACCAACAGGGTTTTGCCAAAACACCACAGCTCGGAAGGATTGCTGTGCCAAAACACCACAGCTTGGAAGGGTTGCTGTGCCAAAACAGCTGGAAGGATTGCTGTGCCAAAACACCACAGCTTGGAAGGATTGCTGTGCCAAAACAGCTTGGAGGGGTTGCTGTGCCATATTTTCGAGGCTCAGTTCTAGGAGAGATCCTTCTAGGTATTTGTTTAGGTCTTGTTGGATTAGGAacatcctcttcctccctttAAGGGAGGATTACAGTACCCGCAAGACCCCAGAGTTTCATGGGTTGAATTGGAATTACCCGCAGCAAATTGTCTCCCATCAGACAcaaaccaagaaaaacaaattagtTAGTTTGGCTAGTAAGTCATGAGAGATCAGATAAATTATAACAAGCTGGGGGAAGAGACCTCTATAAGACCAAGGCAGAACAAAGCCTACTTATCCAATGCCATGAGTCCCAGGGAAAACATAAACctgctcctcaggtttccctctgccagagaagctttaaggcgatggtgaaggaaaggagctggttctgatggagggtttggatccagagctttattctggccctcaggcctctgaatgcagcaccagctccaacagaactccctgagcccgtggttgctgctcctttaaccccggggagaggggcagggaaggggcagggagccaccaagcagggacaggaggggagggccaaaggacacctggatggcccagtGCCCCCCAGGGGTAGAGGGCATCCTTTGGATCTGCCAATCACTCAGTgcccttctggaatgccaggactgacagacagtgctgggaggggtcAGGGATGGAAAGCAGAGGtgagtgacacacctgggagggaattATCAGGGGAGGGGCCTGAGGTTAGCCTTGAAATCACAACCCAACAAGAGACCTTCTCTGTCCCCCATCCCCTGTTTgccgctgcagccccagcgTTCCCCCCGGACTGCAGCCACCTCCGCAAGGGCAGCCCCAGCGGGGTGTACGTGATCCAGCCCGCCCGCTCCCCCCCGCGCGTGGTCTGGTGCGACATGGACACCGAGGGCAAGGGCTGGACCGTGGTGCAGAGGAACTCCCACGACACCGAGCTCACGTGGAAGCAATCCTGGACCACCTACAAGTACGGCTTTGGCAACGTGCACAGCGATTACTGGCTGGGCACCGAGTACCTGCACCTGCTGACGCAGCAGGGCACATACAAGGTGCGCTTCGTGGTGCGGGACAAAGCCAACGTCACCCACTACGCCGAGTATGACATCTTCAGAGTGGAGAACGAGGCCAGCGGGTACCCCctgaggctgggcaggcacTCTGGAGATGGGGATGACTACCTGACCCTCTACCACCCCAAGAAGGGGGGCATTCATGACAACATGAAGTTCAGCACGGTCGACAAGGACCAGGACCAGTACAGCGGGAACTGCGCCAAGAGCTACGGGGGGTGGTGGTACAACAGGTGCCAGAACGTCCTGCTCAATGCCAAAAACTACATTGTGTGGCCAGGATTCTGTGATAAAGGTGACTGTGCGTCCTCCCTGA
This region includes:
- the LOC131566537 gene encoding fibrinogen-like protein 1-like protein produces the protein MGLQAGTPWLHRDLVLLPTLVVATLLLCASAGPAVPAASPRSAPAFPPDCSHLRKGSPSGVYVIQPARSPPRVVWCDMDTEGKGWTVVQRNSHDTELTWKQSWTTYKYGFGNVHSDYWLGTEYLHLLTQQGTYKVRFVVRDKANVTHYAEYDIFRVENEASGYPLRLGRHSGDGDDYLTLYHPKKGGIHDNMKFSTVDKDQDQYSGNCAKSYGGWWYNRCQNVLLNAKNYIVWPGFCDKGDCASSLILVKPTDVC